A genomic window from Chlorobium phaeobacteroides DSM 266 includes:
- a CDS encoding DUF4258 domain-containing protein: MLLFSKHLCEMLVQRNIADLWVQQAFNEPDYIESYDDGTRHYLKQIVENENRWLRVVVNIDEIPNKGVTAFFDRRLRGKT; encoded by the coding sequence ATGCTCTTATTTTCAAAGCATTTGTGTGAAATGCTCGTACAGCGAAATATTGCTGACCTTTGGGTGCAGCAGGCGTTTAATGAGCCTGATTATATTGAGAGTTACGATGATGGTACAAGGCATTATCTTAAACAAATTGTTGAAAATGAAAACCGATGGTTAAGAGTTGTGGTTAATATAGATGAGATCCCGAACAAGGGTGTAACAGCTTTTTTTGATCGTAGATTAAGGGGGAAAACATGA
- a CDS encoding ATP-binding protein — protein MNFSELQKSIAAGESLTLELKKSTAERERACRSLCALANGQGGQVVFGVTPSGKVVGQKVTDRTLEELAQEFQGFEPPLSPKLQRIPVTEGDFRGLEVLLVQVERAKHAPVSFRGIPYERVLNTTRVMPRANYHRLLIESMHTTDRWEMQPAVGCSEDDLDSREIVVTLEESIRRGRSVDPGTRDIMGILRGLGLLVNGEQLSRGAVALFCKDEVALPEFPQFNLRVARFKGSSRDEFLDNRQYTGNAFALMRRAERFLMDWLPVAGKIVSGQMTRIDTPALPTEAVREALANAFIHRDYISAAGSVAVALYDDRLEIISPGELHFGLTPEILYQPHESKPWNPWIAKVFYRRGLIETWGRGTLKIASLMQEAGLPVPTLHENTGSVLMTFKLPEQSRGVNVGVNVGVNVGVNALFAYIQANPGQRAGEMAVLFKVTQRTIERWLKQLREADRIEFIGSSKIGGYYQKQ, from the coding sequence TTGAATTTTTCTGAACTTCAAAAAAGTATTGCCGCAGGCGAATCTCTTACGTTGGAACTTAAAAAATCCACTGCGGAGAGGGAGCGTGCTTGTCGCAGTCTTTGCGCTCTGGCTAACGGTCAAGGCGGGCAGGTGGTGTTTGGTGTAACACCGTCTGGCAAAGTGGTTGGTCAAAAGGTGACTGATCGCACACTGGAAGAGCTGGCACAGGAGTTTCAGGGTTTCGAGCCGCCGCTGAGTCCGAAACTTCAGCGCATACCAGTTACCGAGGGGGATTTTCGAGGACTAGAAGTTCTGCTGGTACAAGTTGAACGTGCCAAACATGCTCCCGTTTCTTTTCGCGGAATACCTTACGAACGCGTGCTGAATACAACGCGCGTTATGCCCCGAGCTAACTACCATCGATTGTTGATAGAGTCCATGCACACCACAGATCGCTGGGAAATGCAGCCTGCCGTTGGGTGCAGTGAAGATGACCTTGACAGTCGAGAAATTGTTGTTACTCTCGAAGAATCTATTCGCCGCGGGCGTAGTGTTGACCCAGGTACCCGCGATATTATGGGTATATTGCGCGGTTTGGGTTTGCTGGTGAATGGTGAACAACTGTCACGCGGTGCTGTTGCCTTATTTTGCAAAGATGAAGTGGCCTTGCCGGAATTTCCACAGTTTAATCTTCGAGTTGCCCGTTTCAAAGGTTCAAGCCGTGATGAATTTCTCGACAACCGTCAATATACCGGTAATGCATTTGCTCTTATGCGACGGGCAGAACGTTTTTTGATGGATTGGCTTCCGGTGGCAGGCAAGATCGTATCGGGCCAAATGACACGCATTGACACGCCAGCGCTTCCTACAGAAGCTGTGCGTGAGGCACTTGCCAACGCCTTTATTCATCGTGATTATATCAGTGCAGCGGGTTCTGTAGCGGTTGCCTTGTACGACGACCGTCTGGAAATCATCTCTCCAGGTGAACTTCATTTTGGCTTGACACCAGAAATACTCTATCAGCCTCATGAATCAAAACCATGGAATCCCTGGATTGCCAAGGTATTTTACCGTCGTGGGCTGATCGAAACCTGGGGGCGTGGCACGCTTAAAATTGCAAGTTTAATGCAGGAGGCTGGTTTGCCAGTGCCTACACTGCATGAAAACACTGGTAGTGTATTGATGACATTTAAACTGCCAGAGCAGAGTAGGGGAGTAAATGTCGGAGTAAATGTCGGAGTAAATGTCGGAGTAAATGCTCTATTCGCATACATTCAGGCTAATCCAGGTCAGAGAGCAGGCGAAATGGCTGTACTGTTCAAGGTAACACAGCGAACCATAGAACGCTGGCTCAAACAATTACGAGAAGCTGACCGGATTGAGTTCATTGGCTCATCAAAAATCGGTGGATACTATCAAAAACAGTGA